CGCCTTGTCCCGGAACAGGGCGCTGTGCCCGACGCCGACCAGTTCGCCGGGATTCTGCAACAGCGGATTGCGGTCGTATTTGGTCCAGGGGCCCAGCGGCGAGTCGGCCGTGGCGCAGCCGATGCCGTAGAAGGGACTTTCGTAGCTGTTGGCCGAATAGGTCATGTAGTAAGTGCCGTTCCGCCGGATCACGAAGCAGCCTTCGTTGACGCGGGGCCAGACCTTTTCCCACTCCTGCGAAACATGGATGCAGGGGCGCATCGTCTCTTTTTTCAGCGTCGTGCAGTCGTCTTCCAGCTCGACGACCCAGATATTCAGCCCGTCGTTGAACCGGTCGAAATACATGTACGCCCGGCCGTCGTCGTCGATGAACAGCGTGTTGTCGATGCACTTTTCATCGGCGATCATCGGTTGCCGCTTCTCCTGTACGAAAGGACCCAGCGGCGAGTCGGAGGTGGCGACGCAGATGTGCTCTTCGGCCGTGAAATACATGTAGAATTTGTCATTCAGCCGATAGACCTCGGGCGCCCAGAACCATTTTTCGCCCCAGACATCCGTGCGGTGCAGGGCCAGTCCGTCGCGGGCGTTGCCTTTGGCCCTCTCCCACGTGGAGAGGTCGCGGGATGTCCACACCTCGATGCCGCTTCCGGCGCCTGTGCCATAGGCGTAATACACCCCGTCGTAAAGCAGGATGAAAGGATCGGCCAGGGGCACTTTCCGGAGGTTTTGCGCCGCACAGCAGGCGATGGCGAACAACGTCGCGATTAATGGAAGCAATCGTTTCATAGGTCGTAAGATTTAAGGTTGGGACCGGGGATGAGGGCCGCGGACGAACGGGCTTCGGAGTCTCCGGACCCTGCAAAGATAGGTGTCCGGCCCGGCGCAAAATGGAAAAATATTTCCATAATGTATAACTCTTTGATCAATTGCGGCCCATC
This Alistipes shahii WAL 8301 DNA region includes the following protein-coding sequences:
- a CDS encoding glycoside hydrolase family 43 protein — its product is MKRLLPLIATLFAIACCAAQNLRKVPLADPFILLYDGVYYAYGTGAGSGIEVWTSRDLSTWERAKGNARDGLALHRTDVWGEKWFWAPEVYRLNDKFYMYFTAEEHICVATSDSPLGPFVQEKRQPMIADEKCIDNTLFIDDDGRAYMYFDRFNDGLNIWVVELEDDCTTLKKETMRPCIHVSQEWEKVWPRVNEGCFVIRRNGTYYMTYSANSYESPFYGIGCATADSPLGPWTKYDRNPLLQNPGELVGVGHSALFRDKAGNLKIVFHAHKSKGAIHPREMYITDVRFRPVEGGCRMEIDPGYSPALIAE